One Enterococcus silesiacus genomic window carries:
- a CDS encoding rod shape-determining protein RodA, translated as MRKSVISKNEAVNYALLLPVFLLILVGFIAQYGAFNADPAVESITPLLKKQLLWALLGIGAMFATMVIPIKYLWKATPVLYGLSLFLMGLLVKFHDPVMAAATGTKRWLRLGPFSFQPSEFMKLGYILMLAYIVTRRRQKSSIASTLKEDFRLLGELSLVSLPVLALMFYQKDFGTSLVFISIFLGIVLVSGCSWKILAVGFSLLGVLGVSGILLVLTEQGQKILSFFHFQPYQFNRIHAWLNPFEYADSISFQQVRGLTAIGSGEMLGKGLTNLRTYVPVRESDMIFTVIGEAYGFVGTCSLILLFFYLIYQMLICTLNAKREFYAYITTGVIMYFLFHILENIGSNIGLLPLTGIPLPFISQGGTAYLANFIGIGLILSMYYQKEKSEVEK; from the coding sequence ATGAGAAAAAGCGTTATTTCAAAAAATGAAGCAGTGAATTATGCTCTACTCTTACCTGTTTTCCTGTTGATACTCGTTGGATTCATCGCTCAATATGGTGCATTTAATGCGGATCCGGCAGTTGAGTCAATTACACCTTTATTGAAAAAACAGCTTTTGTGGGCTCTTTTAGGAATCGGTGCAATGTTTGCTACGATGGTCATTCCAATAAAATATTTATGGAAAGCAACACCTGTACTTTACGGCTTATCCCTGTTTTTGATGGGATTACTTGTGAAATTCCACGATCCTGTTATGGCAGCAGCAACTGGAACAAAGCGTTGGCTTCGTTTAGGACCGTTTTCCTTTCAGCCTTCAGAATTTATGAAGCTTGGCTATATTTTAATGTTAGCTTATATCGTAACGAGAAGAAGACAAAAATCTTCAATCGCTTCGACTTTAAAAGAGGATTTTCGATTGTTGGGTGAATTATCTCTTGTCAGTCTACCTGTTCTAGCGTTAATGTTTTATCAAAAAGATTTTGGAACAAGTTTAGTCTTTATTTCAATTTTCCTAGGTATAGTACTGGTTTCAGGTTGTTCTTGGAAAATTTTAGCCGTCGGTTTTAGCCTTTTAGGTGTGCTTGGCGTGAGTGGTATTTTATTAGTTTTAACTGAACAAGGGCAAAAAATCCTTTCCTTTTTTCATTTCCAACCTTATCAATTTAATCGAATCCACGCGTGGCTTAACCCTTTTGAATATGCAGATTCAATCTCCTTTCAACAGGTACGTGGCTTAACGGCTATCGGATCTGGTGAGATGCTAGGAAAAGGTCTGACAAATTTGCGGACATACGTGCCTGTTAGAGAATCTGATATGATTTTTACTGTGATTGGAGAAGCCTATGGGTTTGTAGGAACGTGTTCGTTGATCCTACTGTTCTTCTATCTGATTTATCAAATGTTGATCTGTACGCTAAATGCCAAACGTGAATTTTACGCGTATATCACAACTGGTGTTATTATGTATTTCTTGTTCCATATCCTTGAAAATATTGGTTCGAATATTGGTTTGCTGCCTTTGACGGGAATTCCTTTGCCTTTTATTAGCCAAGGTGGTACAGCTTATTTGGCTAATTTTATTGGGATCGGATTGATTCTTTCGATGTATTATCAGAAGGAGAAAAGTGAAGTCGAGAAGTGA
- a CDS encoding cell division protein FtsW — MKHPKKLSKLHYLDFYILIPYLILCIVGILMVYSSSSYHLLDSELGTASKAIKQTTYFAFSLVCMSFVYRINLTIFRKPKIMHFILILTFLTLIALPLIGTSVGGAKRWINLGVLLFQPSELVPLVLVLYLAANLAKNDTLVPFSFKHHRNSLLISVFFMFLVALQPNIAGASMIFILVFVLFLSSGLSPWFMSLALIGFVVIKRLGTMLLLSLPTNWMPQKFSYLVTRFEVMQNPFIDPTGKGFQTSNAYYAMHNGGFFGRGLGNSIQKKGFLPAADTDFIFAICIEELGLLFSLGILFLVFSIVGRLFLLAIKSKSLYYSYLYIGCGMLLCLQVAVNVGSLLGYIPMTGLTFPFISYGGSSLLILSVTLGIALNARGTEIRESVWLGGMV; from the coding sequence ATGAAGCACCCAAAAAAATTATCTAAACTACACTATTTAGACTTTTATATTTTGATTCCTTATTTGATTCTTTGTATCGTGGGTATTTTAATGGTCTATAGCTCTAGCTCTTACCATTTACTTGATAGTGAGCTTGGAACTGCCAGTAAAGCGATCAAGCAAACGACCTATTTTGCTTTCAGTCTAGTCTGTATGAGTTTTGTTTACCGAATCAATCTCACTATTTTTCGTAAACCAAAAATAATGCATTTTATACTTATCTTGACCTTTCTTACGCTTATCGCGTTGCCGTTAATTGGGACAAGTGTTGGAGGTGCAAAACGTTGGATCAACCTAGGTGTGCTTTTATTTCAACCATCTGAATTAGTTCCTCTTGTGCTAGTGCTTTATCTAGCTGCAAACTTAGCTAAAAATGACACGTTAGTACCCTTTTCTTTTAAACATCATAGGAACTCACTATTAATTTCAGTCTTCTTTATGTTTTTGGTCGCGCTTCAACCGAACATCGCTGGAGCATCAATGATTTTTATTTTGGTTTTCGTATTATTTTTATCAAGCGGACTCTCTCCTTGGTTTATGTCATTAGCCTTGATTGGCTTTGTTGTCATAAAACGATTGGGTACGATGCTATTATTGTCACTTCCAACTAACTGGATGCCGCAAAAGTTTAGTTATCTAGTCACGCGGTTTGAAGTCATGCAAAACCCCTTTATTGATCCAACCGGTAAAGGATTCCAAACCTCAAATGCCTATTATGCAATGCATAACGGTGGATTTTTCGGCCGTGGTTTAGGCAACAGTATTCAGAAAAAAGGATTTTTACCAGCAGCAGATACAGATTTTATTTTTGCCATTTGCATTGAGGAATTAGGGTTGCTTTTTTCTTTAGGTATTTTATTTTTGGTCTTTTCGATTGTCGGACGCCTATTTTTATTGGCAATAAAATCAAAATCACTCTATTACTCTTATCTTTACATCGGTTGCGGAATGTTGCTTTGTCTGCAAGTCGCTGTAAATGTCGGTAGCCTCTTAGGTTATATTCCCATGACAGGCTTAACGTTTCCATTTATTAGTTACGGTGGCTCTAGTTTATTAATACTAAGTGTCACGCTTGGTATTGCCTTGAATGCTCGCGGCACCGAAATAAGAGAAAGCGTTTGGCTAGGAGGGATGGTATGA
- a CDS encoding beta-glucosidase: MSYKKTSQGNWILVENENGATLGYAENSGVSLIEKDGFAFKDLNQNGVLDPYEDWRLPLEERIEDLVMKLSVEQIAGLMLYSRHQTVSKKQNHFVKMFSGTYNGKTLDEYNGSLAKLTDQQKEFLKEDHIRHVLLTIVDSPKIAAEWTNNLQAMAESLDLGIPVNVSSDPRHSTNADTEFNAGAGGDISKWPEQLGLAAAFDPELVRQFGEIASKEYRALGITTALSPQIDLATEPRWMRFSGTFGEGVKLVTALAKAYCDGFQTTHHEKGGWGLESVNAMVKHWPGGGSGEAGRDGHYGYGKYAVYPGHNFEEHLQPFLKGAFALGDGTDKASAVMPYYTISYDQDQKNQENVGNGFSEYIINDLLRKKYEYDGVVCTDWSITADAVKLDQFIGGKSWGVEALTVEQRHYKALTAGVDQFGGNNDIAPVLAAYELGVAEQGAQVMKERFRISARRLLKNIFQTGLFENPYLIPEHSEKVVGNPDFMEIGYKAQQKSLVLLKNKQHVLPLRKQTKIYVPKQKIGESADWFGNIQPACEKNPINPDFVEKYFQLVDSPEKAEVALVFLASPKTVGYSSEAEGNGYLPISLQYQPYTAKLAREESLAGENRSYVNKSNTAANSGDLATILSLKKEFPDLPIIVSLTMKNPTIVKEFEWAVESIIADFGVQTQAILSVLSGEYMPSGLLPFQMPADMETVEQQKEDVPLDLICHKDELGHVYDFGYGMDFEHQIEDERLHYRK, from the coding sequence ATGAGCTATAAAAAAACGTCTCAAGGAAATTGGATACTTGTTGAAAATGAAAATGGGGCAACCCTTGGCTATGCTGAAAATTCTGGTGTTTCTCTGATTGAAAAAGATGGTTTTGCGTTTAAGGATTTGAATCAAAATGGGGTGTTAGATCCATATGAAGATTGGCGTTTACCGCTTGAAGAAAGAATAGAAGACCTAGTAATGAAATTATCTGTTGAACAAATTGCAGGTTTAATGCTGTACAGCAGGCACCAAACTGTTTCTAAAAAGCAAAATCATTTTGTTAAGATGTTTTCTGGAACATATAACGGAAAAACGTTAGACGAATACAATGGTTCGCTTGCCAAGTTGACGGATCAGCAAAAAGAGTTTTTAAAAGAGGATCATATCCGTCATGTGTTATTAACAATAGTCGACTCTCCCAAAATCGCTGCGGAATGGACCAATAATTTACAAGCCATGGCAGAAAGCTTAGATTTAGGTATACCGGTAAATGTTAGTTCTGATCCGAGACACAGCACAAATGCAGATACAGAGTTTAATGCAGGTGCTGGCGGGGATATTTCAAAATGGCCAGAACAATTAGGCTTGGCTGCGGCGTTTGATCCTGAATTGGTTAGGCAATTTGGAGAAATTGCTAGTAAGGAGTATCGAGCGTTAGGGATTACGACAGCCTTATCACCACAAATTGATTTAGCGACAGAACCGCGCTGGATGCGTTTTTCAGGAACCTTTGGCGAAGGGGTGAAATTAGTGACAGCATTAGCTAAAGCTTATTGTGACGGATTTCAAACGACTCACCATGAAAAAGGCGGCTGGGGACTAGAAAGTGTAAATGCGATGGTCAAACATTGGCCAGGTGGAGGCAGTGGCGAAGCGGGGCGTGATGGTCATTATGGTTATGGGAAATATGCGGTTTATCCAGGGCATAATTTCGAGGAACATTTACAACCGTTTCTTAAGGGAGCTTTTGCCTTGGGGGATGGAACTGATAAAGCATCAGCCGTGATGCCTTACTACACTATTTCTTATGATCAAGATCAAAAAAATCAAGAAAATGTTGGCAATGGCTTTAGTGAGTATATTATTAATGATTTATTGCGTAAAAAATATGAGTATGACGGAGTTGTTTGTACAGACTGGTCAATTACAGCGGATGCTGTCAAGCTTGATCAATTTATTGGTGGGAAAAGCTGGGGAGTAGAAGCCTTAACGGTTGAACAGCGTCATTATAAAGCTTTAACGGCAGGTGTTGATCAATTTGGTGGGAATAATGACATTGCGCCTGTATTGGCGGCTTATGAGTTAGGCGTTGCAGAACAGGGAGCACAGGTGATGAAAGAAAGGTTCCGAATTTCTGCCCGTCGCCTATTGAAAAACATTTTTCAAACGGGTCTTTTTGAAAATCCATATTTGATCCCAGAACATTCAGAAAAAGTGGTTGGAAATCCTGATTTTATGGAAATTGGTTATAAAGCACAGCAAAAATCGTTGGTCTTATTGAAAAATAAACAGCATGTATTGCCATTACGAAAACAAACGAAAATTTACGTACCAAAACAGAAAATCGGCGAGTCGGCAGATTGGTTTGGCAATATTCAACCAGCGTGTGAAAAGAACCCGATCAACCCAGACTTTGTAGAAAAGTATTTTCAACTAGTCGACTCACCAGAAAAAGCTGAAGTTGCTTTAGTATTTTTAGCGTCGCCTAAAACAGTTGGCTATTCAAGTGAAGCTGAAGGAAATGGCTATTTACCGATCAGCTTACAGTATCAGCCGTATACTGCCAAACTTGCTCGTGAAGAAAGCTTAGCTGGAGAAAATCGATCGTATGTCAATAAAAGCAATACAGCAGCCAATAGCGGAGATCTTGCAACGATTTTGTCACTCAAAAAAGAATTTCCCGATTTGCCGATCATCGTTTCTCTCACGATGAAAAATCCAACAATCGTTAAAGAATTTGAATGGGCTGTGGAGAGCATTATTGCCGATTTTGGTGTCCAAACACAAGCGATATTGAGTGTTTTGAGCGGCGAATATATGCCGTCTGGATTGTTACCATTTCAAATGCCCGCCGATATGGAAACCGTTGAACAACAAAAAGAAGATGTTCCATTGGATCTGATTTGTCATAAAGATGAATTAGGGCATGTGTATGATTTTGGCTATGGGATGGACTTTGAACATCAAATTGAAGATGAGCGGTTGCACTATCGAAAATAG
- a CDS encoding acetolactate synthase (catalyzes the formation of 2-acetolactate from pyruvate in stationary phase), which yields MVRKSRNGAEVIVESLKNHQVDYVFGIPGAKIDGLFNSLVDDGPELIVTRHEQNAAFMAAAVGRLTGNPGVVVATSGPGASNLATGLVTATAEGDPVLAIGGQVKRRDLLKLTHQSMNNAALFEPITKYSAEIQDPETISEVLANAYRLAKSSKKGASFISIPQDVVDGTVESPDIKPLNDPKIGSASTEDIKYLSEQIQAAELPVLLVGMRASTEKEANALREIVEKTKIPVVETFQAAGVISRKLEEHFFGRIGLFRNQPGDMLLKRSDLVIAVGYDPIEYEARNWNAEGESKIIVIDDTPAEIDQYFQPERELVGDIGETLTVLLPSIEAKVLPENATKYLHSLHEKLIQRDSVKKPTTTGLIHPLEVIDTLQSIVTDEMTVTVDVGSHYIWMARHFRSYEPRHLLFSNGMQTLGVALPWAISAALVRPNTQIISISGDGGFLFSAQDLETAVRKQLKIIHLIWNDGRYNMVEFQEQLKYHRISGVDFGPVDFVKYAEAFGATGLRAESAQELKEAILTGIDTEGPVVIDIPIDYRDNEKLGETILPDQFY from the coding sequence ATGGTCAGAAAAAGCAGAAACGGTGCTGAAGTGATTGTAGAAAGTTTAAAGAATCATCAAGTCGATTATGTCTTTGGAATTCCAGGGGCAAAAATCGATGGTCTATTTAATTCCTTAGTCGATGATGGACCTGAATTGATTGTCACACGACATGAACAAAACGCAGCATTTATGGCAGCGGCAGTTGGGCGCTTGACTGGAAATCCAGGTGTAGTAGTTGCTACAAGTGGTCCAGGTGCAAGTAATTTGGCAACAGGATTAGTTACAGCTACAGCAGAAGGTGACCCCGTGCTGGCAATTGGTGGCCAAGTGAAACGCAGAGACTTACTAAAATTAACGCATCAAAGTATGAATAATGCTGCCTTATTTGAACCAATTACTAAATATAGTGCAGAAATTCAAGACCCCGAGACCATTTCAGAAGTTCTAGCAAATGCCTATCGTTTGGCGAAATCGTCAAAAAAAGGCGCCAGCTTCATTAGTATTCCTCAGGATGTTGTGGATGGAACGGTCGAATCACCTGATATCAAACCATTGAATGATCCGAAAATCGGTTCTGCTTCAACTGAAGATATCAAATATCTTTCCGAGCAAATCCAAGCAGCAGAATTGCCTGTTTTGTTGGTAGGAATGAGAGCTTCTACTGAAAAGGAAGCAAATGCGCTTCGCGAAATCGTTGAGAAAACCAAGATCCCGGTTGTTGAAACGTTCCAAGCTGCAGGAGTGATTTCTAGAAAATTGGAAGAGCATTTCTTCGGACGGATTGGTTTATTTCGCAATCAACCAGGTGATATGCTATTAAAACGTAGTGATTTAGTGATTGCTGTTGGCTACGATCCGATCGAGTATGAAGCTAGAAATTGGAATGCAGAAGGAGAGTCTAAAATCATCGTGATCGATGATACGCCTGCTGAGATTGATCAATATTTTCAGCCAGAACGAGAACTGGTCGGTGATATTGGCGAAACGTTGACGGTTTTGCTACCAAGTATTGAAGCAAAAGTCTTGCCAGAAAACGCTACAAAATATTTGCATTCACTGCATGAAAAATTGATTCAGCGGGATAGTGTCAAAAAGCCAACTACAACTGGCTTGATCCATCCTTTAGAAGTTATCGACACACTTCAAAGCATTGTAACCGATGAAATGACCGTTACTGTTGATGTGGGTAGTCATTATATTTGGATGGCACGTCATTTTAGAAGCTATGAGCCCAGACATTTGCTGTTTAGTAACGGTATGCAGACATTAGGTGTGGCGCTTCCTTGGGCAATTTCAGCTGCGTTGGTTCGACCAAATACACAAATTATATCCATTTCGGGTGATGGTGGCTTCCTATTTTCAGCTCAAGATCTTGAAACTGCCGTTCGCAAGCAACTGAAAATCATTCATTTGATTTGGAATGATGGCCGCTATAACATGGTAGAATTTCAAGAACAACTAAAATACCATCGAATTTCGGGGGTTGATTTTGGACCTGTTGATTTTGTGAAATACGCTGAAGCTTTTGGTGCAACAGGTTTAAGAGCTGAAAGTGCTCAAGAACTGAAAGAGGCGATTTTAACTGGGATCGACACAGAGGGGCCTGTAGTGATTGATATTCCAATTGATTATCGAGACAATGAAAAACTTGGCGAAACAATTTTACCAGATCAGTTTTATTAG
- a CDS encoding alpha-acetolactate decarboxylase, with amino-acid sequence MTKETILYQHGTLGALMAGLMDGTETIANILKKGDFGIGTLSGLDGELIILEGKAYQGREDGALIALDEKQETPYAAVTTFKPTITFSVDGPVDNLKINTLIREQLKSENLFHAIKIHGEFKEVHIRVMPKQQKPYKRLVEVSKEQPEFIKEDVTGTIVGFFTPELFQGVAAADLHLHFIDDEQTFGGHLMDFVLESGTIEIEPMDSLLQHFPKNDETFIHTAIDYADLDKEIQEAE; translated from the coding sequence ATGACAAAAGAAACAATTTTATATCAACACGGTACTTTAGGTGCGCTAATGGCTGGTTTAATGGATGGCACTGAAACAATCGCTAATATCTTAAAAAAAGGGGACTTTGGGATTGGAACATTATCTGGTCTAGATGGAGAACTGATTATTTTAGAGGGGAAAGCCTATCAAGGCCGTGAAGATGGCGCGTTGATTGCACTCGATGAAAAACAGGAAACACCGTACGCTGCTGTGACGACATTTAAACCGACAATCACTTTTTCAGTGGACGGTCCTGTAGATAATTTAAAAATCAACACATTGATCCGTGAACAATTGAAGAGCGAAAATCTTTTTCATGCTATTAAAATTCATGGAGAATTCAAAGAAGTTCATATTCGCGTAATGCCGAAACAACAAAAACCATATAAACGCTTAGTCGAAGTATCTAAAGAACAGCCTGAGTTTATAAAAGAAGATGTTACTGGCACCATCGTTGGTTTTTTTACACCTGAATTGTTTCAAGGTGTTGCCGCAGCCGATCTTCATTTGCATTTTATCGACGATGAGCAAACGTTTGGCGGACATTTAATGGATTTTGTATTAGAGTCTGGCACAATTGAGATCGAACCAATGGATTCTTTATTGCAGCATTTTCCTAAAAATGATGAAACCTTTATTCATACGGCAATCGATTATGCTGACTTAGATAAAGAGATTCAAGAAGCAGAATAA